The following is a genomic window from Antechinus flavipes isolate AdamAnt ecotype Samford, QLD, Australia chromosome 3, AdamAnt_v2, whole genome shotgun sequence.
TCTGCAGAGATCTATTCTCAGCGAGGTGTGAGGCAGGGAGGGTGGGCAGaaagaagaatgattttttttctcccttactctttccccctccctctgccCCGCTCCTCAGTGACGTGGCTCTCTTCCCTCCCACAGTGTCGGTTTCCAGAGGAGCCCAACTGAAGGTGCACATGGGTTCTCCCAAGGTGGAAGCAGTGGAAGGGTCAGAGGTGGTGCTCCCTGCGTGGTACACGCTGAACAGAATGATGCCTTCTCTGAAACCTGAGGCCTCCCCTTTCGTGCTATGGTTCCTGGAACAAAGTGGGAAGGAAATGGTGCAGGTGAAGTAGAGGGGTATGAAGGAGAGGGGTACCCCCAGAGAAGAGGCAGGACATCATTTAGGAAAGGTTTTATGGGGAGCTGAGACAGTGATGAGACCACCGGGTTGGGTTGGTGTTTAGTCCAGGATGTAGATATTGTTAAAACTTATTATAAGGGACTTTAAAAACCATTTAGCCCAACTTATGTATGTCTTAGAGACGACACTAAATTATATTCACTATTATATCCATTGTCTTATTCAAGCTGTGTCCCTATATCTCCAACATCTAGGAGGAGAACAATAAATGAGTCAAATAGGGAAGACCAAGTGGGTTTTTTCAAAACTAATTAAGAGCAGAGACTCATAATTGAGATGGGCAATTAATTGCTTAGCCCAAGACACCAAAATGTAATATGCACACCAGGAGCACATAAACTGGTACAAAAATTAATCACTCCCATaactgaatttgttttgtttcttgcattattttaacataattttaatataaaattaaaagttttgctTTGAAGGCTGCTTGTCTGTTAGGCACCTCTAGTGCCCAGTAATGAGGCCTTTTGATTCCTTTGTCTTTCTAGGTGCTGTCCTACCTTGATGGAGTGTTAATAATTAACAAACCTCGAATATCCCTAGTATACACCCTGCCCTCCAGAAACGTATCCCTGAAGCTAGTCCAGCTCCAAGAGCAGGACTCTGGGCGATACAAATGCTCTGTGAATGTGCAGGACCaagaaaatagtatgtcagaTGTTGGCAGCTTGGAACTTGATGTTCTGGGTAAGTGAACAACACTCTCAAACTCTTGAGTCTATCTCCTTTTACCCCTATATGCATAAGAGAGATATTCAACAATGTAAAGTGCGATTTAGATTTTAACTTTTCTTACTATTGACATCCAAcccccatttttctcctttcctgttACCCTTACAGTTTGGTGTCTTCCAAAAAGTATATAAGAGAATTGTGGACTTAGGGAAGGTGGGACAGAGCCATTAGTCTTTTCTTTCAAAAGTAATTGATCTTAGTCTTTCACCTGATCCCTTCATCTCCTCAGTGTCTCCAGCTATCCCATCATGTCATCTCCATGGTGTTCCAAGAATGGGAGCCAATGTGACTCTGACTTGCCAGACCCCAAGAAGTAAACCAGTTGCCCAGTACAGTTGGGAACGTCTCCCGCCACGGAACCAGTTCTTCTTCTCACCTGCTGTAGGtgagaaaatttgggaaaatttggaagaacttGGGAGCTGGGGTGCTAGAATGTTGAGAGGGCAAGAAAGGGAAATGTCTAGTAGTCGTCAGAGTAAGAAAGGTTGGAAGTgagccttttctgattctttctttttaaaattccttataccattttctttgatgttattcttatttatatttcatgtatttgtgtatatgtcttACAGATAACACTAGATTATAAATACTTTCAATGTCTAGATATGTCCTCTTTTTTCACTATATATCTCCAACACGTAGCATAGGAACAATAATTGATTGTTGTTTGTTGAAGAGGAACAAGAGGAactgaaaggaagggaagggaaaggaagagctAAGGAGATAAGGGGGTTGACAGGGATAATTTGGGAATAAATTGATAAAGGTGTAAGGTAAATTGAGAGGGTAGTGAATTTCCTTTAGTCTACCTCCCCTTAACCAACATTGTGGCTATACATGTCCATAGTTATGAGATGACAGAGGGGAAATTAGGAATGAGTCTGAGAGTAAACCTAACAGATAGTTCTTAAAGTATAAAAATTGGAACCTAGAAGGTTCTAAGTGCTATATTCCCTAATATTCTGATTGGAAATGGACAGACTTGACATATTAGAGTTGGATCCAAAGGAAATGGACAGTTCATTGGAAAAAAGTATTTATGGGCTCATTTGGATTATGCTTACAGACAGCACCCGTGGGTCTCTATTCCTCACCAACCTCTCAGCCTCCATGTCTGGAGTCTATGTCTGCAAAGCCAGCAACAAGGTGGGCAGTGCCCAGTGCAATGTGACTCTAGAGGTAACTTCAGGTCAGTAGGGATGATGTGGTGGCTACAAAAAGGGTGGTCAATGATGGGGTGACAgcaaagaaagggagaagtatAGAAGGTCAAAACACATGATGCTGGGATGAGTAATTGAAGCCTTTACTCTTATCCAAAATAATGAAATGCCAATCATTGACTGCATACATCCTAATCAACCCCTTCCATTCTCCTTCCTATTCGGGCAAATTATGTATTGGAGTGGtggtggaagaggaagaggatacTTCAGAAAAGACCAGTTTTATGGAGAGTATTAATTGGATGTCCAGTTCTGACTCCTAGATTTTTCTAGGACCAAAGGCAGCAGTGGTAGCTGGAGCTGTGGTGGGCACCCTGGGGGTGTTGGTGCTGTTGGCTGTATTGGTCCTCCTGTACTATCACCGGGAAAAAATGCAAGAGGAGTCAGCCAATGACATCAAGTAAGTGTCTCTGACTCTTGTACAAAACTTTGATCCCTTTGAATTCCTAATGGAGCCTGGGAATCCAGCCAACTCTTGATAAATAGCAGTAGAGTCCATGGCTATGATCTCAATTTCATCTTATAGCCAAAGATGGAAACTccttttaagaaatgtttaaagaGATTGGAGTAGAAGAATCAAGTGATGGGGGAACTAGTGGGAAGTAAAAGCCAATCCCCAGAGTCCCTGACCATTCTGACTTGTCATTATGCCTCCTTTCTAACTCAGGGAGGATGCTGTTGCCCCCCGGACACTGCCCTGGCCTAAGGGTTCAGACACCATCTCCAAGAATGGGACCCTTTCTTCTGTGACTTCCGCCCGTGCTCTCAGATCGTCCCATGGACCTACCCGACCTGGTGCACTGACTCCTACACCCAGCCTATCAAGTCAGGCCCAGCCTTCCCCAGGGCTACCCAGGACAAACAGGACTCATCCTCCCGCAGTATCACCTACCCTTGGAGGGGTACCTTCTTCTGCTC
Proteins encoded in this region:
- the ESAM gene encoding endothelial cell-selective adhesion molecule, whose protein sequence is MVPLPGPPWSLHLQLFLLGITTLVSVSRGAQLKVHMGSPKVEAVEGSEVVLPAWYTLNRMMPSLKPEASPFVLWFLEQSGKEMVQVLSYLDGVLIINKPRISLVYTLPSRNVSLKLVQLQEQDSGRYKCSVNVQDQENSMSDVGSLELDVLVSPAIPSCHLHGVPRMGANVTLTCQTPRSKPVAQYSWERLPPRNQFFFSPAVDSTRGSLFLTNLSASMSGVYVCKASNKVGSAQCNVTLEVTSGPKAAVVAGAVVGTLGVLVLLAVLVLLYYHREKMQEESANDIKEDAVAPRTLPWPKGSDTISKNGTLSSVTSARALRSSHGPTRPGALTPTPSLSSQAQPSPGLPRTNRTHPPAVSPTLGGVPSSALSRMGAVPVMVPAQNQAGSLV